The genomic window CCGACGATGCCGTGGCAACCCACGCACATGGCAATCTTTTTGGAGCCGTCTTTTGCGTTGCCGGTGAGCGTTTGGGACTGGGCCGAAAACGTCACGCAAGCGACAGCGAAGGCAAATATCGTGGTCAACAACTTGTTCATTTTGCGCGCACAATCTCGTGGAAATTTCGGTTTCTCTATCAGCTTTCGATTATATGCGGCGGCTCACGCGGCGGCTCTCAGCAGCCCCGTGCGGAATGCGCCTCACTGGCCGCATAGCGACTCGACTGTCTTCTTTTATCCACCCTCCTGTTGCAGCTACATCCATGAAATTCAAGGGTTCAGACAACTACGTTGCCACGCAAGACCTGATGCTGGCAGTCAACGCCGCCATCACGCTCAAACGGCCCCTGCTCGTCAAGGGCGAACCCGGCACCGGCAAGACGATGCTGGCCGAAGAAGTGGCGCAAGCACTCGAACTGCCGCTGCTCCAATGGCACATCAAGTCGACCACCAAGGCGCAACAGGGTCTGTATGAATACGACGCCGTCAGCCGCCTTCGCGATTCGCAACTGGCAGACGTCGACGGTGGCGAGCGCGTCAAGAACATACACAACTACATCCTGAAGGGCGTGTTGTGGCAAGCCTTCACGGCAGAAGAACCGGTGGCACTGCTGATCGACGAAATCGACAAGGCCGACATCGAATTTCCGAACGACCTGCTGCGCGAAATCGACCGCATGGAGTTCTATTGCTACGAGACGCGCGAGCTCATTCGCGCCAAGCACCGGCCGCTGGTGTTCATCACCTCGAACAACGAGAAAGAACTGCCCGACGCTTTTCTGCGCCGCTGCTTCTTCCACTACATCAAGTTTCCAGACGCCTCCACGATGAAGCAGATCGTCGACGTGCACTTCCCCGGTCTGAAGCAGGAATTGCTGACTGCTGCGATGAAGACGTTCTACGACGTGCGCAACTTGCCGGGCCTGAAGAAGAAGCCTTCGACCTCCGAGCTGCTCGACTGGCTCAAGCTGCTGGTGGCTGAAGACATTCCGCTCGAAGCGTTGCAGAGCAAGGAAGACAAGGTGGCAGTGCCGCCGCTGGTCGGCGCGCTGCTCAAGAACGAACAGGACGTGACGCTGTTCGAGAAGCTCGTCTTCATGCAGCGCAACAACCGCTGAGGCCATGGCTCAAACACCGCACCCGACGAGCCAGTTGCTCATTCTCGGCGTCGCGCAGGCGGTGCTGTTCGTCCTCGGCGGCTTGCTGGGTCGCTGGATCGGCATTGCGTTCGGCATCGATGCCTTTGCCAGCGCCGGCTACAGCGCCCGCGAAATGATCGGCATCCTGCTCGTCGGCCTCGGTGCCGGTGGCGGGCTGCAGTTGGCGCGTGTCTGGTACGCGCGCCGGTATGGAAACCCCAGAGGCTGAACAGATGGCTTTCGTCGAACCGATCACTCTCTCGTCGCGCGGCATCGCCTTGGTGCCGCTGGCGCTCTCGCACGAAGTGGGCTTGGGCGCCGCAGCGGCCGATGGCGAGTTATGGAAATTGCGTATTACCTCGGTGCCCGAGCCGCAAGACACGCGCGGCTACATCGAGACCGCATTGCAGATGCGCGAGGCCGGCAATCGATTCGCCTTCGCTGTGACCGAACAGGCCACCGGCACCGTGCTTGGCAGTACCAGCTATCACGACATCCTGCCCGCAGTGAAACGCGTCGAGATCGGCTACACCTGGTATGCGAAGCGCTGCCAGCGCACGCACGTCAACACCACCTGCAAGCTGCTGATGCTGAGCCACGCGTTCGAGGTGCTCGGCTGCAACGTGGTCGGATGGCGCACCGACAACTTCAACCACGCGTCGCAGCGCGCCATCGAGCGGCTCGGCGCCCGCAAAGACGGCGTGATCCGCGGCCATGCGATGCGCCGCGACGGCACCATCCGCGACACGGTGATGTACAGCCTGCGCTCGGGCGAATGGCCGGAGGTCAAGGCGCAACTGCTCTATCTGCTCGACAAGCCACGTGCGCAAGCAAACGACAAGGAGTGATCCGCCATGCTGATCGACTTTTTCTACACCCTGCGATCGGCCAAGTTGCCGGTGTCGGTCAAGGAATACCTGGTGCTGCTCGAAGCGCTGAAGGCCGACGTGGTCGGACCCAACTCCGACGATGCTTTCGGCCTCGATGACTTCTACTATCTGAGCCGCACTTCGCTGGTCAAGGACGAGAAGCACTACGACAAGTTCGATCGTGCCTTTGCCAGCTACTTCAAGGGCGTCGACACGCTGACCGACTTCACCAAGGAAGTGCCACTCGACTGGCTTCGCAAAACGCTGGAGCGCGAGTTCACCGCCGAAGAAAAAGCCAAGATAGAAAAGATGGGCTGGGACGAGCTCATGGAAACATTGAAGAAGCGTTTCGAGGAGCAAAAGGAGCGGCACGAAGGCGGCAACAAGTGGATCGGCACCGGCGGCACATCGCCTTTCGGCAACGGCGGCTACAACCCGCAAGGCGTGCGCATCGGCGGTGCCGGCAAGAACAAGAGCGCGGTCAAGGTGTGGGATCAGCGCGCTTACAAGGACTACGACGACAGCCAGGAACTGGGCACGCGCAACATCAAGATCGCGCTACGGCGCCTGCGCAAGTTCGCGCGCGAAGGTCATGAAGAAGAACTCGACCTCGACCACACCATCCAGTCGACCGCAGCCAACGCCGGCTATCTCGACATCAAGATGCGGCCCGAGCGCCACAACAACGTCAAGGTGCTGTTGCTGATGGACGTGGGCGGCACCATGGACGAACATATCCAGCGCGTCGAAGAGCTGTTTTCAGCTGTCAAGACCGAGTTCAAGCACCTCGAGTTCTATTACTTCCACAACTGCGTCTACGACTTCATGTGGAAGAACAACAAGCGGCGCTTCTCGGAAAAGTTCGCTACGGTCGACATCCTGCGCAAGTACAACAAGGACTACAAGCTCATCTTCGTCGGCGACGCCACGATGAGCCCCTACGAGATCCTGCAGCCGGGCGGCAGCGTCGAATACAACAACGAAGAAGCGGGCGCCGAATGGATGGCGCGCCTGACGCATGCTTTCCCCAAATTCGCCTGGATCAACCCGGAGCCCCAGGGTGTCTGGCAGTACCGCCAGAGCATCGCCGTGATGCAGCAGCTGGTGTCCAACCGCATGTATCCGCTCACGCTCAAGGGGCTGGAAGAGGCGATGCGCCTGCTTTCCAAATAACGTCGACCAGAACATTGATCCGGATCAAACTGAAAATTTGAGCATTTCGCTACTTTCAGATACATTAATACAAACGTACACACATTCGACCCTTAAGCCCAACACATCATGTCGATCAGCGTCCCGCCCGAAATCTTTACATCGGCCACGGAGGCTGCGTCCATCGGACAGTTGGAGCGCGCTCCCGTCGCTAACACGGTAACCATCCGCGGCGTCCGGCTGCCATTGGATGAACTGGTCAACTACAAGCTCTTCGAGCCGGAGCAGCGCCAGCGCTTTCGCGATGAGTTGCTGGTCGCAAAGCCTTTTCCGCATCTGGTGATCGAAGGCATCTTCAATCCGCGCCTGCTGGAGCTGGTGCTCGAAGAATTCGAAACGCTCACGACGGGCGGCTGGCTCGACGTCAAGAGCCGCTACGAATCGTTTCGCCGATCGGTGATCGGGGCTCGCCTCGGGCCGGCTTCCCAAATTTACTTCGACATCGTCAACTCGGGCTGGTTCACCGAATGGGTGTCGAGCATCACAGGCCGCCCGTACCTGCTGCCCGACCCGCAATTGCATGGCGGCGGCCTGCACGAGAGCCGCACCGGCGCCTCGTTCGCGATCCATCGCGATTTCGGACGCCACACCGAATCGGGGCTGGTCAACGAGATGGTGTTCATCACCTATCTCAACAAGGGATGGGAGCCGACCTGGGGCTCCGCGCTGGAGCTCTGGGACAAGAAGAAAAACGCCTGCATCACCAAGGTGCAGCCGGAGTTCGGCCGCAGCGTTTTCATGCTGCACGGCAAGGCCAGCTACCACGGTCATACCGATCCACTGAACGCGCCCGACGGCCGGCCGCGGCGTTCGATCGCTGCCTACTACTACAGCAGCCCCGAGGCCGGCAAACCGAGTCGCGACATGCTCAACACGATCTTCATGGACCGTCGTCCCATCGACAAGGCCCTCGCGGTGGCACGCGTGCTGACGCCGCCGATCGTCTGGTCGACCATCAAGAAGGTCACCGGCCGCTGACCACGCCGTTGCGCATGTGACCTTGCGG from Variovorax sp. PAMC28562 includes these protein-coding regions:
- a CDS encoding vWA domain-containing protein, with translation MLIDFFYTLRSAKLPVSVKEYLVLLEALKADVVGPNSDDAFGLDDFYYLSRTSLVKDEKHYDKFDRAFASYFKGVDTLTDFTKEVPLDWLRKTLEREFTAEEKAKIEKMGWDELMETLKKRFEEQKERHEGGNKWIGTGGTSPFGNGGYNPQGVRIGGAGKNKSAVKVWDQRAYKDYDDSQELGTRNIKIALRRLRKFAREGHEEELDLDHTIQSTAANAGYLDIKMRPERHNNVKVLLLMDVGGTMDEHIQRVEELFSAVKTEFKHLEFYYFHNCVYDFMWKNNKRRFSEKFATVDILRKYNKDYKLIFVGDATMSPYEILQPGGSVEYNNEEAGAEWMARLTHAFPKFAWINPEPQGVWQYRQSIAVMQQLVSNRMYPLTLKGLEEAMRLLSK
- a CDS encoding AAA family ATPase, whose amino-acid sequence is MKFKGSDNYVATQDLMLAVNAAITLKRPLLVKGEPGTGKTMLAEEVAQALELPLLQWHIKSTTKAQQGLYEYDAVSRLRDSQLADVDGGERVKNIHNYILKGVLWQAFTAEEPVALLIDEIDKADIEFPNDLLREIDRMEFYCYETRELIRAKHRPLVFITSNNEKELPDAFLRRCFFHYIKFPDASTMKQIVDVHFPGLKQELLTAAMKTFYDVRNLPGLKKKPSTSELLDWLKLLVAEDIPLEALQSKEDKVAVPPLVGALLKNEQDVTLFEKLVFMQRNNR
- a CDS encoding 2OG-Fe(II) oxygenase yields the protein MSISVPPEIFTSATEAASIGQLERAPVANTVTIRGVRLPLDELVNYKLFEPEQRQRFRDELLVAKPFPHLVIEGIFNPRLLELVLEEFETLTTGGWLDVKSRYESFRRSVIGARLGPASQIYFDIVNSGWFTEWVSSITGRPYLLPDPQLHGGGLHESRTGASFAIHRDFGRHTESGLVNEMVFITYLNKGWEPTWGSALELWDKKKNACITKVQPEFGRSVFMLHGKASYHGHTDPLNAPDGRPRRSIAAYYYSSPEAGKPSRDMLNTIFMDRRPIDKALAVARVLTPPIVWSTIKKVTGR
- a CDS encoding GNAT family N-acetyltransferase, translated to MAFVEPITLSSRGIALVPLALSHEVGLGAAAADGELWKLRITSVPEPQDTRGYIETALQMREAGNRFAFAVTEQATGTVLGSTSYHDILPAVKRVEIGYTWYAKRCQRTHVNTTCKLLMLSHAFEVLGCNVVGWRTDNFNHASQRAIERLGARKDGVIRGHAMRRDGTIRDTVMYSLRSGEWPEVKAQLLYLLDKPRAQANDKE